A section of the Labrus mixtus chromosome 15, fLabMix1.1, whole genome shotgun sequence genome encodes:
- the LOC132990320 gene encoding chymotrypsin-like elastase family member 2A, with protein MMFVILALFVAGAYGCGLPTYPPVVNRVVGGDDVRENSWPWQVSLQYKSGSSFYHTCGGTLISNQWVLTAAHCIGSRTYRVYLGKHNLKDNSEAGSIAISPSKIIVHENWDSYRIRNDIALIKLSTPVTLSDTIMPACLPNSGDILPHGAPCYVTGWGRLWTGGPIADILQQALLPVVGQSTCTRSDWWGSLVTSNMVCAGGDGDLASCNGDSGGPLNCQNPDGSWDVHGVVSFGSSMGCNYPKKPSVFTRVSGYISWINKAMTSN; from the exons ATGATGTTCGTGATCTTGGCTTTGTTTGTCGCTGGTG ccTACGGGTGTGGTCTGCCTACCTATCCCCCTGTGGTGAACAGGGTGGTCGGTGGAGATGATGTCCGTGAGAACAGCTGGCCCTGGCAG GTGTCTCTACAGTACAAGAGTGGCAGCAGCTTCTACCACACTTGCGGAGGAACCCTGATCTCCAACCAGTGGGTCCTCACTGCTGCTCACTGCATCGG CAGTCGCACCTACAGAGTCTACCTTGGCAAGCACAACTTGAAGGACAACAGTGAGGCCGGCTCCATCGCCATCAGCCCCTCCAAGATCATCGTTCACGAGAACTGGGACTCTTACAGAATCCG TAACGACATTGCCCTGATCAAGCTCTCTACCCCTGTCACCTTGTCTGACACCATCATGCCTGCCTGTCTTCCCAACTCTGGAGACATCCTGCCTCACGGAGCTCCTTGCTACGTCACCGGCTGGGGCCGTCTCTGGA ctgGAGGTCCTATTGCTGACATCCTGCAGCAGGCCCTCCTCCCTGTGGTCGGACAATCCACCTGCACCAGGTCAGACTGGTGGGGCAGCCTGGTCACCAGCAACATGGTCTGTGCCGGAGGAGATGGTGATCTGGCCAGCTGCAAC GGAGACTCAGGTGGTCCCCTGAACTGTCAGAACCCTGATGGCTCCTGGGACGTGCATGGTGTGGTGAGCTTCGGCTCCAGCATGGGATGCAACTACCCCAAGAAGCCCTCCGTCTTCACCAGGGTCAGCGGCTACATCTCCTGGATCAACAAA GCAATGACCAGCAACTAA